A genomic segment from Streptomyces sp. TLI_235 encodes:
- a CDS encoding putative esterase, with protein sequence MKDGQAVPAAPGHRALVWRERPEAPDAAVLVLHGGQEAGLHRPGPVNLPGLRMRPFARAVERATAGAGVAVGVVRYRCRGWNGDRADAAQDTLAALQDLAEELGPVPTVLIGHSMGGRAALRAAGHPCVTGVVALAPWCPEDEPCGHLAGRRLLMLHGDLDRITAPDATLRFAARARGAGAQAAGYRVAGSGHTLLRRAGDWHRATADLTAGLLGLRALPPDVAAALDHPASAEGGLQLALAHR encoded by the coding sequence GTGAAGGACGGACAGGCGGTGCCGGCGGCACCCGGCCACCGGGCACTGGTGTGGCGCGAGCGGCCCGAGGCGCCCGATGCCGCGGTGCTGGTGCTGCACGGCGGCCAGGAGGCGGGTCTGCACCGGCCGGGGCCGGTCAACCTGCCGGGCCTGCGGATGCGGCCGTTCGCCCGCGCCGTGGAGAGGGCGACCGCGGGCGCCGGGGTCGCCGTCGGCGTCGTCCGGTACCGCTGCCGCGGCTGGAACGGCGACCGGGCCGACGCCGCCCAGGACACCCTCGCCGCACTGCAGGACCTCGCCGAGGAGCTCGGCCCGGTGCCGACCGTGCTGATCGGCCACTCCATGGGCGGTCGGGCCGCCCTGCGGGCCGCCGGGCACCCCTGCGTGACGGGCGTCGTGGCGCTCGCCCCGTGGTGCCCGGAGGACGAGCCCTGCGGGCACCTGGCCGGCCGCCGCCTGCTGATGCTGCACGGCGACCTCGACCGGATCACCGCGCCGGACGCCACGCTGCGCTTCGCCGCCCGGGCCCGCGGCGCCGGCGCCCAGGCCGCCGGCTACCGGGTGGCCGGCAGCGGTCACACCCTGCTGCGCCGCGCCGGCGACTGGCACCGGGCGACCGCCGACCTCACCGCCGGCCTGCTGGGCCTGCGCGCCCTCCCCCCGGACGTCGCCGCCGCCCTCGACCACCCGGCCTCCGCCGAGGGCGGCCTGCAGCTGGCACTCGCCCACCGCTGA